In Massilistercora timonensis, the following are encoded in one genomic region:
- a CDS encoding PcfB family protein yields the protein MQDEVNEKVVALSIKTSKLTAEVLQKAMKAVLAKGKQQLSKAPHGKITMRQLMKPGEKVTNIEITDANIKAFDAIAKKNGLDYNVKRIENGKPPTYLVSFRGKDIDVMTEAFREFSAKKLSREQKPSILKALASFKEAAKQLNANRQKTKHKDRGIEL from the coding sequence ATGCAAGATGAAGTAAACGAGAAAGTTGTTGCCCTATCCATTAAGACCTCAAAGCTGACCGCCGAAGTGCTGCAAAAAGCCATGAAAGCGGTTTTAGCCAAAGGCAAGCAGCAGCTTTCTAAAGCCCCGCATGGGAAAATCACTATGCGGCAGCTTATGAAACCGGGCGAAAAGGTAACGAATATTGAGATCACCGACGCGAATATCAAAGCCTTTGACGCTATCGCAAAGAAAAACGGGCTTGATTATAACGTCAAGCGGATAGAGAACGGCAAGCCGCCGACCTACCTTGTTTCCTTTCGGGGCAAGGATATTGACGTGATGACCGAAGCATTTAGGGAGTTTTCCGCAAAGAAGCTCTCACGGGAGCAAAAGCCCTCTATCCTCAAAGCGTTAGCGTCCTTTAAGGAAGCGGCAAAGCAGCTCAACGCAAACCGCCAAAAGACAAAACACAAGGATAGGGGGATTGAGCTATGA
- a CDS encoding DUF5348 domain-containing protein yields the protein MKQGALIFDETADRYDIRFDLADYYGGLHCGECMEVFAGGKWKPTRIEYGENWYLVGVRAEDLNGLRVRI from the coding sequence ATGAAACAGGGAGCTTTGATTTTTGATGAAACCGCCGACCGCTACGACATTCGCTTTGACCTTGCCGACTACTACGGCGGCTTGCATTGTGGCGAGTGCATGGAGGTGTTCGCGGGCGGCAAATGGAAACCGACCCGCATTGAGTACGGAGAAAATTGGTATCTTGTGGGTGTCCGCGCCGAGGACTTGAACGGTCTGCGGGTACGGATTTAA
- a CDS encoding DUF6017 domain-containing protein, producing MAVFRVEKSRGYTVMSNHHLRNKELSLKAKGLLSQMLSLPEDWDYTLAGLSHINRESIDAIRTAVWELEKAGYITRRQGRDEKGKMAAIEYTIYEQPQPPSLENPILENPTTDKPVLENPTTENPTSDNPTQINKEEQRTDLPKKEKSNTDLSNTHSIPILSPNPSPLGDDAAEPQEWKRKEAAAQSAFEIYEEIIKDNIEYDILKQNMPYDYDRLDEIVDLMLETVCTRRKTIRIAGDDYPAELVKAKFMKLDSEHIRFVLDCMQENTTKIRNIKQYLRAVLFNAPSTIGNYYTSLVAHDMASGALAPRKPKFGDPDYYSCNEGESL from the coding sequence ATGGCAGTTTTCCGCGTGGAGAAAAGCAGGGGCTACACCGTAATGAGCAACCACCACCTACGCAACAAGGAGCTTTCCTTAAAGGCAAAGGGGCTTTTGTCGCAGATGTTGTCCTTGCCGGAAGATTGGGATTACACCCTTGCGGGGCTGTCCCATATCAATCGGGAAAGTATCGACGCGATCCGCACCGCCGTATGGGAGCTTGAAAAAGCCGGATATATCACAAGGCGGCAGGGCCGGGACGAAAAAGGCAAAATGGCGGCAATCGAGTACACCATTTACGAGCAGCCGCAGCCCCCGTCATTGGAAAACCCGATATTGGAAAATCCAACAACGGATAAGCCGGTATTGGAAAATCCGACAACGGAAAACCCGACGTCGGATAATCCAACGCAAATAAATAAAGAAGAACAAAGAACTGACTTACCAAAAAAAGAAAAATCAAATACGGATTTATCAAATACCCATTCCATTCCTATCCTTTCCCCTAACCCCTCTCCTTTGGGGGACGACGCGGCAGAGCCGCAGGAATGGAAGCGAAAGGAAGCGGCAGCACAGAGCGCATTTGAGATTTACGAGGAAATCATCAAGGACAATATCGAGTACGACATTCTCAAACAGAATATGCCCTACGATTATGACAGGTTAGATGAAATCGTCGATCTCATGCTGGAAACGGTCTGCACCCGGAGAAAGACAATCCGTATTGCCGGGGACGATTACCCGGCGGAGCTTGTCAAGGCAAAGTTTATGAAGCTGGACAGCGAGCATATCCGTTTTGTCCTTGACTGTATGCAGGAGAACACAACCAAAATCCGCAACATTAAGCAGTATTTACGGGCGGTGCTGTTCAATGCTCCGTCCACTATCGGCAACTACTACACTTCCCTTGTCGCTCACGATATGGCGAGCGGCGCACTTGCGCCGAGAAAGCCGAAGTTTGGCGACCCGGACTATTATTCATGCAACGAGGGCGAAAGCCTGTAA